The Vanacampus margaritifer isolate UIUO_Vmar chromosome 15, RoL_Vmar_1.0, whole genome shotgun sequence genome contains the following window.
TATTTTTAACCAAAGTGATGCACAGAtggttgctaaaaaaaatatttgtcaccGCCTCGTCAAATCACAGACCATCAACTCCTCGGAGCCGGATCGATTTCGCCTTGATCTCCGCATGGCACCACGTACCTGTAAGACCGTTTCCTCAATTAGCATATTCCCCACCGGGATCAGGATGCCCCCCAGCAGGGCCACCGCCGCCCCGATGACGGCTCCGGTGATGAGACCGCACCTCTTGGTACAGCAGCCCATTTCTCTCCGCGTATGCCCCGACCGCTCGTTTGCAACGTCTCTGCCTTTTGTATGCGCCGCCTGTCGCAGGCTTCAGCGTCGGCGTGGATGATGCCAGGTAGAAGGTGCACACCTTCCCTACAACAATGCTTCTTTGAGGTCAGCCAGGGTTTAATGTCGAGTCCGTTAAGAGGCAGGTATCATACGGCACTATCTGAGCAGGTGATAACCAGTCCAAAGGTTGATGAGCAGTTCCCGAAGAAAGGTCCATACAACTCACGTGCAACGTTCCATGCATCTAATAAGACTCCTTCAAATCCCTCCTGCTtttatgcttttgtttttgtgtaaacGCTGAGAACTgggaccaaaaacaaaaatccccacgttcactttttcttttttttctccatagagCGTATCTGTTTGTCAGCTTGTGGCTTGTCTGGAAGCGCGGTTTGATTAGCTCCACAATGTGACGTCAAATATGATTTGGATGGTGGTTCATGCGTTGGTGCCAGAATTTGACAAATGGGCATGTATGCTCTCTTTTGACCACTGGAGGGCAGCGTCAGTCACTGCTAAATGGTGGACACTGTGGATCCTCTCTGTCATGTTGTGTTTATTGTTACTAATTAGTAAACAAGAAGTCAATGGATACTTAGTGGATCGCTCTAGTATATCTGTTACTGATTGGGTCGCATTTGTACCAATTTTCTAGTGGAAGTTTGCCAAAATACAAACCCTGGAAATTTGGGATTGGCCCAAAATGTCTACTAAGAACGGTGACTTCTTGGTCAGTTTCGGGAATGGGTCCCTGTGTCCTGTTATGATAGACCCGTCCAATTTTGTGTTAAGcggtgtctttttttctttttttttacttttcaggcAGTGTTGCAAAAATTGGTGAGTTTTCACGCATGCGGTTGCCTAccaaatatgtactgtatacactACATGTTCTTTTCAACTCGTGCTGTTTTAATGGCAATATTAACTCCGAAGCTGATGCCTGCTGTGAATACAGTAAACCAGTTCTCCCAATTCATCCGAAACGGGATGCGGTTTTGTAATTCATGTAACTGTTTGCATGACATCTTGCTTTTAGCAATCTGTCACAAGACGGTCACCACTCCTGCATTCCCAACCACCACcacaaccacacaaaaaaaaagaaaagaaaaaaaagcacaccttTCTCACAGCTGGGACTTCTCGTCACACCAGCAACCTTTGGACGCACTGTTGACTGTGGAGGCTTGCGCTCGACTTTGTCCCAGCGGTTGAATTATTTAAACCACAAACAATGACTAATGTACGGATGAACGAGCAGGCAGGGGGGGACGGGGTCTGCCGCTGTCACTGCTTGCAGGCTTTGTTCCCATGGGAACATATAGAGTATGTATATTATGGTCCTTCCCAGATATCGCGATAATGCACATGCATTatgaaatgtgcatgtgtgtagtCAGTGCAATAGAACTGTATGtgtaatgaaataaatggcgctgtgttttcatatttttaagaacaaataAACCTCTCATCAGTCAAGCAACTTAAAACATTCTTATCGTTTGTATGTATAATGTGCAATATAAAACtcataattgtgattattataatgatttatttattgttaattgTGTATGTGTAAAGTTACAGGCTAGCAAGTTAAATCGTTTCCCGTCACAGTTTATCTTCGTACTTCAACataaaagctattaaaaaaataattatatttgaggataagcggtacagATGGATGAATCATCTTAAACTATAAAGTTCATCTCAACTAATTTAAAACTCTTAAGACGTGTTTCAAGAATAATGCGTGGAAATGCTCGGTGCActaatgttgtattttattctgaAGAAAAAACTCGGAAGTGTGTCGTGTCTGTCCGATGTGCTTGGTGAATGGTGACTCCTCCTCCAGCAGGCATTTCAACTGCTGCCGCTGCAACGAATGGAGCGGAGCACCAGTGGGTGTGAGAGGCACCACCCAGGCATTTCGAACCCGTCAATTTAGCACCCATCTCGGATACGACCTGCCCAGCACCTCGGCGGTAGTACGAACGACCTTCTTTTTGGGTGGAAAGGTCCACTTTCAGCTTCGGAAGACATCGACTGTGCGACTCCCCCTCCtccccttttttcttctttttttccttttttttttaagggcgtGTGTTAGTTGGCAGGGGGAGAACATTTTAACCATTTCATGTGGGTTTAGTGAAGACATTTTAGTCGGTCGAGGATGGGCTGCACGCTGAGCACCGAGGACAAGGCGGCGGTGGAGCGGAGCAAAATGATCGACAGGAACCTGAGGGACGACGGCGAGAAAGCGGCGCGGGAGGtcaagctgctgctgctgggtaAGAGGCGAGGCGGCTTGGGGtggagtggggtgggggggctcgCTAGCCACAGGGCGGAGGGTGAGTTGTGGTCGACGCCCAGCCTTCATGTCGGTCCGCGGCGAGTGCCTTTTTCCGGTTACTTTTGTGCTGTGTCACCGCCTACTTCCACGACTTAACTTTGGTCCGTGAACGCAACGTTTCGCAGTAtttcgagtaaaaaaaaaaaaaaaaaaactattctcaAAAGATTTTCCAcgtcattatttgttttttaaatatcaattcAACATTAGTCGACGTTAATTGAATATTAATGACCTAAAACAAGAGATTTGTGGTCTTATACATTCACAAATGTCAGAATACTTTGCCAACACGTCCAACCAAatctgccattaaaaaaaacgctcCAAAACCAAAGAATTAATATCTATGATAATAATAGCTTCCTTCCCTTAACAAGGCTATCCTCGTGTCAACTTCACGCCAAGACAATTCTCGGAAATTGCATTCCTttaaaagtcacatgaccacataGTGGCATGATTAAATACCACGATGTCCTcctttcatgatttttttttatgacgtccttatgatgaagataaaaaataaaaacaaaatgtttttacacaCAGTGACAAGCAACACTGTTATTCTTGTAAACACAGACCTGAGGTGAGGAACTTTTCCATGCTTAGGCAAATGTTGACATACACACATGCAGTATGTGGGTTACCAGGACATCATTGAACCCAAGATCAATGACAAGAATTAACACCTGACTCCTGAGtgctaattatttaattttacagcAATAGGCGTACATATTTTAGCGCATTCCTCAGTTGCAGAGGGGGGCCAGATGCAACATGCCCGGTGGCGTGTCACGTCAAGTTTGTGGCAAAAGCAGGTGAAGGTTTTCATCATGTCACATGGGATTCTTTGTTCTGTTTGCTGGGAATTTGCACTACAGCTGTTTTAGTTACAATAGCTGGAGCGGCAAGCTGCCAGGTTGTGGATTCCGTCCAACGCGTAACCAGGTAACACTGGCGGGCCTGTTCGGGTTACTGCATGTGTGAGGCGAGGCCGGGAGAAAGCCAAAAAAACGTAAGCAGAGAAgtaaagcattaaaaatgtaaaaagctcCGTGGAAACCATACAGTTTGGTGCTCTATTCCATGTACTTCGCCGCCATTTTCTTCGCTAAATTAGCTGTAAAGCATCCGATTGGTACGtcatttaaagcattttctGTCCAAAACTTCAAATTTAAACTACAGTAGTCAATAATTGGCATTTGGAAATAACATTTCTCCTATAATGAAATCTGAATCAGTACAGTTAGATTCCAATTTGGGTCTCAATTCCTTTTCCAAATTTGAACTCTGGTTCATACAGGCTGTGATTAATAATACAGCAGTACTTGGTCGTGACCAGCGGAGGTGCTGTTTGTTCGTTCGGAATGGGTATGCAGTCAAAAATGATGAATGTAggtaaaatgtgtaattttatcAAAACACTTTTAGAATATTAAGAGAAATGTAATTTTACGGaaaattttgaatcaaaaaagtCATTATTTGTATTGGTTGTGTTGCACCATATGGGTGTCACAATTTTCAAAAACTACCCCCTCGTCTCCACTTTTTCAACACTCCAATAGGGTCGCAGCCtatgtcaaattattattttttttttatacatgctcATAGACTATTAATTAAACAgaaattgaacaaaaataaaaacagaaaaaatatgtaGTTTTGATatagaaaaacacaattttatgaaAGCAGagttcaatataaaaaaaaaaccattgcAATAAACTGAATGACAATAAAATTGgaatattaaaacaaatcagacttttggggaaaaattgcatgattttacaaaaaaaagttgggctatttgcaagaaaaaaattttttttttaattatgcagaAATATATTAAGAAAATGCTATTACATGAAAGCAAAGGCAGAATATCAGTGCATCATTAACAATAGTAATACTAAAGCAAATTGGTGGCATGAATTATTAACATgtcacacaacaacacaaccacattttgtttgtttttgagatGAGTTGTTGAAATGGCAATTTCCTGCTCCTCTTTGTTTGCGTACCACAAGCTGCGTGCGAGATGTCAAATCCTGTTTGCTGGACTCCAAGCAACACAGCAAACGCCTTTGGTTTATTTGCTCCAAACAAATTGCACCTTAAATCCTCCCCCCGTCACCTGACCCGCTTTGCACCGCCTCAGACCCCGTGGCTGAATCTCCCGTTGCGGTTTGACGCCAtcgtgtcgttttttttttttttttttttttgctccacgcGAGGCTTGCTGAAACCCTCGCCGGCGAAGGCGAGCCGGCCAGGCAGGCCTGATGAATTATTGAAGGTGTAATAAAGCTGTGGCGTGCGTCGCTCTTCCGCAGGTGCCGGCGAGTCGGGCAAGAGCACCATCGTCAAGCAGATGAAGTGAGTCCATTTCGCACCAgcgcacaaattttatatactgCATGATACATATTTCAAAATAGAGATGTGGAACTGACTTTTGGGGGGAAGATCGAgctgtgtttttagtttgctgTGGTGTTGAACTCACGCTGAGAGCTTTGAAATAGATGAATAGACATAAAGTGCGAAAATAACTTagatcatataaataaatatgaatgtttgattaaaatgtaaatgtcgTAATAAAAACATTGGGTACCtagttaaatgtaaaaaaaaaaaaaaaagtatatagaggaatatatatttacatttttatttgtcaatttaataaagtaaaattttctAATGTTCAAATATCTGAATATTTTGtagatataaaataatttttaataaataaagacaaataaaaaataccaataATCTCAATAGAAAGTCCATGCATGCTCTATATAAAtatccattttaaatatatacaaacaaacatttaaaaacagtatGATGTAAATGTACACGTAAAACGAATAAAATCTGTTAAATATATGCTGCATAAGAAAATAAGATTTAAGTATCCAGATCAATGTGTAGCGAATATGAATAGCTTTTGAGTGCCCGATGAATGACATCTTATATTACAGTAATtcctggactataagccgctacttttttcacttgcattcgaccctgcggccaATACAAAGATCACATTAGATCACAagtaaaggaagcgcaagagcatcaAGCAGAGCAAAACAGAACCCAAGTGAAGCCAAATACAGTCGGAGAGACGggacgagagcgagacaatttgcaccctcattatggaaaagaaagtggcgggaacccggtgcgctaacattaaaacacctgtggCTTACAGCCAGGTGGAATTTTATGTGCAACAAACTCAAGTATtgccccaaatttagctagcgcgccttatagtcaggtgcgccttgtagtccagaaattactgtaataagAATATTTAAATATCTACAAAGAATATAATTGGATAAAGAATGAATCAAAACCATGAATAACAAAGTGAATGAAgcctatttaaataaaaatatatattttggtcccaacttttaatttttttttatatatatatcatttatttCACACTTGTCTAGTTCAAGGGCCACTCTgatttattcaaatatttttgtaatcaaaATCCTTCCGCTTGCCGGCCAGGATCATCCACGAGGCGGGCTACTCGGAGGAGGAGTGCAAGCAGTACAAGGCGGTGGTCTACAGCAACACCATCCAGTCCATCATCGCCATCATCAGAGCCATGGGTCGCCTCAAGATCGACTTTGGCGACGCCGCCAGAGCCGTGAGTCGCCGTTTCCCCATCAGACAAATACGTTATTGCGCCAGTAGGATTTGCTCAGTCTGTCAGTGGAGCAGCTTGAGTGACAGGCTGCTCTTTGCTGGATGCCGGATGACGTGCAATGGATGCCGCCGGTTGTCCACGATAGACGCACAAGCTGCTTTAGCATCCAAACTCTGCCATTTCCCACCCACGGCCAGGATGACGCGCGACAGCTCTTCGTGCTGGCGGGATCCGCCGAGGAGGGCTTCATGACCGCAGAGTTGGCCGGCGTCATCAAGCGGCTGTGGCGGGACGGCGGCGTCCAGGCCTGCTTCGGACGCTCGCGCGAGTACCAGCTCAACGACTCGGCCGCATAGTGAGTCGCAGTCCTTGTACCCactaagaaatacattttttattgcgTTCAACAAATGTTATaccaaaatggtaaaaaaaaaaaatatgttccccAAGTTGGACATTTCAAGATACATTTAAGAAAATACATGCAGAATATaacaggtaaataaataaataaatttatttaaataaatgaaaatgacataagaatataataattttgtttttatactaaTAAAGTCAATTATTATGAGgaaagtagtttaccgccaccagcgTGAATGTGAATGAATAATATATCCATTGTGAAGCGTCCAGAAAAGTGTAATAGAAATctcatgcattatttttttttaacagaaatacgatcttaactcattcaaacccaatgacgtatttatacgtttttaatattttgaccttcactctcccaattttttttatgcgtttttttttttttacagaaggcTATGACAGCTTCTGacattgcttaaagcaatggtagtcatcgccaaaaaaaacgtccagcagagtataagagatcagccaggcaATAATCTTAAgaatcaatctttttttaactttgttttcaccaggaatgtgaatattgatgaaacttagcaatattctaatggtaattgctgcaaaatgcaaACGGTTacaaatatacttctttttcctaatgaaagaagagactctaatctagtaaaacaggcaaggagcaaagggggttgcttcagcgaaaatggctgggagtgaattcatgtaaaaaatgtaatcaaaagtCAAAGAACTATGATAAATAACTCGTGAATATAAATTCAATAGAAAGTCAGAAATGTAATTTGACggttttctaaatattttgacattttcagcgtataacaacttttttgttttttatcattacaattttacaaaaataaaatggaatattacaataaacacaaatttttccatccaaaatttgaaaaaacaaaacgtaatgtaacaacaataaaattaaaatactacAATAAAAAACGTATTATTTTTAAGGTTTAAAGTCTGAATGCTGAGAAAATCTCttaatttttatgaaaataaagtagaGTATTTCATAATAGTCGGAATTCATAGGGAAAATGCCACCATTTAAGCAAAATATTCGGAATCTTGCTCATATGCTGTAAATTTATGAAAAgacaaatatgcaaattacaataaaatagtaaatacatacatattgtCCTATGTTTGTGgactaaaatattttaaaacaactttttttttatttcctcattTAAATCGACCTAGAAAAAGATTCAGCTCATCATAACTGCAAACAATATGGCAAGTGAGATCTCAATGGCATGGACAACAAGTCTTTAACTAGCAGATGCTAACATTATTAGCGGTGGCTAATAACTGCGGCCACTTTGGGACAAGCGAAAGGCACGGCAACATTAAGAGCCTTACCTCCGTGCGTGGCCGACTGCCTTCAGGCGACGTTCCGGCTGTTGCGCAAGCGCCTTCCACTTACTTGAATGTTGTGCCAGAGCATTTTTCCAACAAAGCGCAGCTTgtgtgcgccccccccccccccccccccccacacacacacacacacactgttgtgCAATCAACATTGACGTCATCAGTCAGactcgtttgtttgtttttgccatgACATAAAGCAAATACCATGAAGTTGTCACTAAAGTAGAACTAAAAatagaatataaataaatgaggatGTTGTGTtattaagtatttaaaaaacaaaatatatttttaaacaaaaactaggGATGTTTGAGACCAGTTTGTTTCAGACCAATGTCGGTACGATAcccaactcttgagtagtcactgataccgctgagtaccgataccacttgtACTTTCAAAAGAACATTGAGAGAGAATTTTAGagcaattttaaaattgcatgagatTAACTGCCAAATTTCTATTCcatctaatttctagttcctgattgtatcGGCGGAAGTACGATACCTTCAAATAAGGCTGATATCGCCCATCcctaaaaatatattgtaaatatttttacgATGGATACTATTTTtaattcacaaaaaataaaagctgtacaatatatatattttttgtggtatcaagcaataaaaaaaaaaagcaaaatatttatgtgcgttcacacaaaaacaaaaaaatggaatgtaTTGTTGTGGTggtatcaaaaaaataaaatatataatttgcaaaataaaagattaaatacttttgttttggcagtagcacaaaaaacaccaaattaagcatcttaaatttaaaaaaaaatgtttttgtgatgcCACCACAAAAGGGTACCAAATCAAagaaattaatgaaataaattataacGTGCacaaatatttatgtattatataagcattttttttctatagttgaattttattgtaaagagataaagaaaacatttacTATAAATTctacaaatgtgcattttttataaaagggtaccaaataattaaaataaaatattaaacaagaataaatacattttattaaataaaatagacgtaaatacaaatatttttgtggatagatatttgttgtgttttttaaaaatgtattttatccttaaaagggaagtcaagtcaaaaatattctttacactATACTAATCTAAACAAggcattttggttaatattgcgtttgtggaatgtgaaatgttcagcaaaatccagccgttttttgtccatctcagggggcggccattttgccacctgctgtcaactaaaaatgacatcacggctgcgcagggctcaggtaacgaccattTACGGTTcggctgttttctgagttttggTTGTGTGGCGTTCGCAATCGGAGTCctttggcactgtgatgtcattttcagtcgcccggaagtggcaaaatggacgcctATTGGGATgcataaaaacgggtggattttgcgcAACATTGTGTCTCGATTAGTTGGGGTGGACTTGACTTTGCCTTTAATACGGCATTGATTAGTGATGACGCGTTGGAAGGCGCGTGAGACTCAATGCCGCAGCGTCCCAACAGCTACCTGAACGACCTGGACCGGATCTCGCAGGGCACGTACATCCCCACGCAGCAGGACGTGCTGCGGACCCGCGTCAAGACCACCGGCATCGTGGAGACGCACTTCACCTTCAAAGATCTCCACTTCAAGTGAGGAGAGCGCCGCCATTATCTTCTTCCTGTTTGTGACTCATTGGCTCCTTTTGTGTTTGCATGTCGACACACTTTAATCAGTTTGCCGTGACTCATTTGTGGTCTGCTCGTGGACGGAGACGGGAAGTGGTTGGCCCGTGATGTCACTGCAGTTGCccaaaatttaattatttttttaaatgcgtaaAATGCACCATGAAAATCCtccatttaattttattcaacttgattttttttaaaaatatttttaataagtactttaatattataaataatttattattgattttatttttaatctcgATGTAGAAAATGTCCAACACATAATTATGTAAGACTTGACGAAAGTTGACTGAACATGTATTTTTCCACAATGgtattttgttgaatttatttttgtttattattcttagtttttttttaatattatttattttgtttgtaatttttgttCCAACGAAAACGGtgggaaataaatgaaatacaattatttaaaagttattgttaattaaatatttttcatattaattgtttaataaaaaataaaactattattAACCTCAAggatactttttcttttttttctttttttacacactaAATAAATTTCTATTTCTACATAAATATggcatattttgttttatttattttgtttgtaatttttgttCCAACGAAAAAGGtgggaaataaatgaaatacaaatatttaaaagttattgttaattaaatatttttcatattaattgtttaataaaaaataaaactattattAACCTCAAggatactttttctttttttttctttttttacacactaAATAAATTTCTATTTCTACATAAATATggcatattttgttttatttattttgtttgtaatttttgttCCAACGAAAAAGGtgggaaataaatgaaatacaaatatttaaaagttattgttaattaaatatgtgtgtgtatatatatatgtatgtatgtatatatatatatatatatatactgtat
Protein-coding sequences here:
- the gnai1 gene encoding guanine nucleotide-binding protein G(i) subunit alpha-1, with the translated sequence MGCTLSTEDKAAVERSKMIDRNLRDDGEKAAREVKLLLLGAGESGKSTIVKQMKIIHEAGYSEEECKQYKAVVYSNTIQSIIAIIRAMGRLKIDFGDAARADDARQLFVLAGSAEEGFMTAELAGVIKRLWRDGGVQACFGRSREYQLNDSAAYYLNDLDRISQGTYIPTQQDVLRTRVKTTGIVETHFTFKDLHFKMFDVGGQRSERKKWIHCFEGVTAIIFCVALSDYDLVLAEDEEMNRMHESMKLFDSICNNKWFTDTSIILFLNKKDLFEEKIKKSPLTICYPEYAGSNTYEEAAAYIQCQFEDLNKRKDTKEIYTHFTCATDTKNVQFVFDAVTDVIIKNNLKDCGLF